GCTTCACCTACGCCGTGGGCAGGCTGGTGCTCTGGAGCAAGCGGGCCGGGCTGGTGGACGGACAGGGCCAGGTGCTCCGCCGCCGCGATGCCTTCGACAGGATCGCCGTGGCCGACCCGAAGCTCGCGCCCTACGGTGCGGCCGCCATCGAGGTGATGGGCAAGCTCGGCGTGCTCGATGCGTTGCGGCCCAGGATCGTGCAGGGCGAGAGCATCGCGCAGACCCACCAGTTCGTGGCCACGCAGAACGCGGCGCTGGGCTTTGTCGCCATGTCACAAGTCTATGTGAATGGCCATCTGGGCGAGGGCTCGGCCTGGATCGTCCCGGCCGACCTGCACGCGCCCCTCCGACAGGACGCCGTGCTGCTGAAGAAGGGTCAGGGGAATGCCGCTGCCACCGCGCTGCTGGCCTTCCTCAAGGGTGACAAGGCCAAGGCCTTGATCCGGGGCCACGGGTATGGCCTTTGAAAACCCGGTGAACCCGGACTGCGCCCTGCTCTAGCCCTTTGAACTGCCTCATTCTTGAGCAAACCAGGGGGTGCCCTGGGAGCGAGACGACTTGCCCGCCCCGAGCCCACAGAGTTATCCACAGCTTCTGTGGGTAAGAGCCGGCGCGGCCTGCGCCCCACGTTCGAGGGGGGTTTCCTTCTTGTGTTGCGAATGATTCTCATTAACAATGAGCACATCACGCACTTGCGCGGGCCCTCTCCCGCAGACACCCGTGGACACCGCTTCTTCCCTCGCCCCGGTCCAGCACCGCCTGCTCCACCTGCTCGACGAGCTGATCCGTCATGACGGCTACGGCTCGCTGCGGATCGACGTGCGCCTGCTCAAGCGGGGCCAGAAAGAAGTGATCCTCGATTGCGGCAAGCAGCATCGCTTCGTGGTCGACGTGCCCGCGGCAGCCGTCAAAGACGCCAGCGCGTGAACGTTTTCTGCCCGAGGGCGTGGCGCCCTGGGCCTGCGGACATCTCCGTCCGCCTGCATTCCTCTTCATCACCCTGCTGTTGTGGCCTTTGTGGGTAAGGAACACGGCGCCCTCTTCAGAGAGCACCTCATGTCCATGTCTGCACGCGCTTTGGCGCCCGCCCTTTCTTCCATCGCCCTGGCCCTTGCGGCTACCGGTCAGGCCCACGCCACCGCCGGCCAATGGGACAGCAGCGTCGCCGGCTTCAGCGGCACAGGCGCCTCGGCTGCCACGCCGTGGATCGCTTCGCCGGCCACCGGCAGCACGTATGCCGAGTGGAACGCGATCTTCAGCTACCCGTCCGACAACACGCCCGACATCGGTGGCGTCGGCACCCTGACTGAAACCACGGGCTCCGCCTTCCCGACCAGCGGCGGCAACATCTACAGCATCTCCGGCGCCTCGGCGTTCTCGCTGGATCTGGGCACGGCAGCAGCCGGCACCTGGGACGTCTACCTGCGCGTGTCGACCGTGGGCTCGGCCGTGGCCGACACCGCCAAGCTCAACGGCGTGAGCGCCACCCGCGTGACCACCTTCAGCCAGGCCATCACCGGCGGCTTCGGTGGCACCGAGGAAGAGAGCCTGTGGAAGTGGACGGTCACGCTGAGCAGTCCCGCCACCTGGCTGACGAGTTTTGCGGCCAGTGGTGCACACATGAGCCTGGACCAGGTGGCCTTCTACGCCGTGCAGACGCCGGCTGCCGCCGTGCCGGAACCCCAGACCTGGGCCCTGATGCTCGCCGGCCTCGGTGCCATGGGCGCCTTGCAGCGCCGTCGCCGCGCCTGAAGTCGACCGAACCGATCTGGAACAGAGGTGAAGTCGGCCTCGACCTCGTCGTGCTGGCGGGCGGTGGGCAGCGGGTTCGCGGTTGCCGCCGCCTGCCTGCCTGCCGCCCTGCCGGTTTCCGCGGCCACGGCCGCTGCAGACGCAGACGCTGAACAGGAGATGCCCGCGGTGCAGGTGAAGGCCCGCGCCACGCGGCCGCCGGAGGGTGTCACGATGGCGCCCACCCAGGCGCGCACCACCGTGACCGAAGCGACGCTGAGGCAGCGACAGCCGGACTCGGTCTTCCAGGTGATGGACGAGGTGCCGGGCGTGACCGTGCAGGGCGGACCGCGCAACAGCGGGATGGGCTTCAACATCCGCGGCTACAGCGACAACGAAGACGTGCGGATCGAGCTCGACGGGGTGGTGAAAGGCTTCGAGAAGTACCGCTTCGGCGGCACGTTCATCGAGCCGGAGCTGCTCAAGTCCATCGAAGTGCGCCGGGGTGCGCAGGTGGAAAGCGCCGGCGCGTTGGGCGGCACCGTGAGCGCCACCACGCGCGATGCGCGCGACATGCTGCGCGCCGGGCAACAGTGGGGCGCCCGCGCCCGCATCGGGCACGCCACCAACAACGACGAGCGCCAGGCCATGGTGGCCGTGTATGGCCGCCCCACCGAGGCCACGGACACGGTACTCGCCTTCACGCGCCGCGCCGGAGGCAACCTCAAGCTGGCGGGGGGCGACACCCTGCCCTTGTCCGAGGTCGACATGGGCAGCGGCCTGGCCAAGGCGAGCTGGTGGCTGAGCGACACATGGCGGCTGAGTGCCAGCTGGATCCGCTACCGGGACCAGGGCCTGCAGGCCTACGACACCTTCAGCGGCACGATGGGCACCGGCACCACGCCCATGGCGCAGGTCGGCACATTCGGCCAGGTGCAACGCCGCATCGACGACGACACCGTGTCGCTGCAGGCGCTCTGGACCGACGAGGCCGCGGGCCACGAATGGCAGACGACGCTGGGTCGCAGTCGCACGCGCGTGCAGGATCACTTCGAACCCGGGTGGTCGGTGTTTTCGCTGTCCACCCAGGTCGACGACGATGTGCACCAGACGCACCTGACGCTGGACAGCCGACTGCGCTGGCAGTGGCTCGGCAGGCCGTCCACGTCTTCTTCCGTGGCCTCGTCCGGTACGCAGGCGCAGCAGCTGGCGGTGCGCGCCGGTCTGCAGGCTGGCCAAAGCGACCGTGCCGCCGAGCGCGTGACCGGCAACGCCGTGCTCAACCAGGCGCTCTACCGCGACGGCTACAACCCCGCGCAGCCGCCTGGCACCCGTGACACGCAGGGCGCCTTTCTGCAACTCGACTGGCGCCTCGGCCGCATGCAGGTGCTGCCGGGTGTGCGCTGGGACCAGATCGCGTCCACTGTCCACGGCGCCAATGCCGACCTGCTGAAGGCCGTGGGCGAGTCCGATACGGTGCGCTACACCGAGGTCTCGCCCAGTCTGACCTTGAGTTATGCGCTGGTGCCCGAGCGGTGGACGGTGTTCGCCACGACCGCCCGGTCCTTCCGCCCGCCCCTGCTGGACGAGGCCTTCATGCGGGCCGGCTACGGCGTCTGCAACAACAACGCCCTGTTGCGCATGGGCACCGGCACAACGCCACGCGTGCCGGGCTATGCCCCCGGTGCCCAGGTCGCACCGTCCACGGGCATCTGCAGCAACGCCTTCGTGCCCGAGACGTCGGAGGGCTTCGAGGCCGGCGTGCACACCCGCCAGGTCGATCTGTTCGGGCCGCGCAGCACGGCCCAGGCCAAGCTCACCGTCTTCTTCAACCACACCGATCACCTCCTCGAATCGCTGATGGCCGAGCCCGGCGGCAGCGGCCGCCTGATCCAGCCCGGCTGGGAGCGACGCCGCGGGATCGAGCTGGAAACCAGCGTGGGCTGGGCGCAGTGGCGCACGCGCCTGGCCGCCTCACGCCTGCGTGGTCGCCAGTTCGACGGCCTGTTTGAAAGCGACCTGGTCGGCGTGCCCGGCGACCGGGTGCACCTGAGCGTCGGGCGCCAGCACCCGTGGGGCGAATGGGGCCTGCGCTGGCAACAGGTCTGGGCACGCCGCTACTACGTGGACACCGCCCGCACCCAGGTGGCCGAAGCGCCGGGCTACCGGCTGCTGGGCGCCTCGCTGACCTGGCGACTGAACCCCACGTGGGAAACCACGCTCACCGCAGACAACCTGGCCGATGCGAGCTACAGGCTCGACAACGGACTGAGCGGCGCCCTGGGCACCGCCGGCCCGGGTCGCAACGTCCGCATCTCCCTCAGCGCGCGCTACTGAGCGCGCACCCCTTGCTCTCTTTCCTTGCCAAACCCATGGAGCCCGACGATGACACCGACCTCGAACGACCTCTTGCGCTCGTCCTTCGCCGCCCTGCGGGCCGAGGGCTTGCGCGCCCGCGACGCGGCCGCCCGCATGGGCCTCAGCGAGGGCGCCGCAGTGGCTGCCCATGCTGTGAGCCCGACCCGGCCGGCACACCCGGCCGACAGCCTGCTGCACGCCGTCGTGCTCGACGCTGACTGGCTGGGTCTGTTGCGCGGCCTCGAACAGGTCGGCGAGGTCATGGCACTGACCCGCAACGAACACATCGTGCACGAGAAGATCGGCGTGTACCGACACGCCTCTGCACAGGGTCCCGTGGGCCTCCTCGTCGGCCCGGAGATCGACCTGCGGCTGTTCTTCTCCCACTGGCACGTGGGCTTTCATGTCACCGAATCCACGCCGCGCGGGCTGCAGCACAGCCTGCAGTTCTTCGACCGGCATGGCGTGGCCGTCCACAAGGTGCATGCCCGGCCGCAGACCGACTTCGACGCCTGGCACGCCCTGGTGGCGCGCCATCACAGTCCCCTGCCCTCGCCCGGTTTCGAGCCCGGCGAGCCCCTCCGCACAGCCGACCGCCCCGATGCCGAGATCGACGCACTCGGGCTGGGTGAGGCCTGGGCCGCGATGCACGACACGCACGAGTTCTTCGATCTGCTCAAGCGCTTTCAGGTGGGCCGCCTGCAGGCACTGCGGCTGATGGAGGGCGTGCACACGCGCCCCGCCCCGGCCGATGCCACCGCGCGCCTGCTGGCCCAGGCACGCGACGCCGGCGTGCCCATCATGGTGTTCGTCGGCAGCCGAGGCTGCATCCAGATCCACACCGGCCCCTTCCATCGGGTCGAACCCATGGGCCCGTGGCTCAATGTGCTGGACGATGGCTTCAACCTGCATCTGCGCGAAGACGCCATCCATGAAACCTGGCTGGTCAGCAAGCCGACCGACGACGGACCGGTGACCTCCATCGAGGTGTTCGACCGCCACGGCGATGTGATCGTGATGTTCTTCGGCGCTCGCAAGCCCGGCCAGCCCGAGCGGCCCGACTGGCGGGCGCTGGCCTTCGGCCTGACATCGGCCCCCGAGCGGGAGGCCGCATGATGCGACGTCGCCACCTGTTCGCCCTGGCCCTGACGCCCTGGATGCCGGACGCAAAGGCCGCTCCGGCCGCACGCGGGCGCCCACCGCGGCTTGTGACGGTGCACGGCAGCCTGACGGAGATCGCCTTTGCGCTGCAGGCGGAAGCCACGCTGGTGGGCACCGACACGACGAGCGCCTACCCGCCCGCCGCACAGCAAACCACCAAAGTGGGCTACATGCGCAGCCTGTCCGCGGAGGGCCTGCTCGCGCTGCAACCGACCGCCGTCCTGGGCACCGAGGAGGCCGGCCCGGCCGTGGTGCTGGCGCAGATCCGCGCGGCGGGCATCCCGGTCACCCTGACAGCCTCACGCCACCGCTTCGAAGACGTGACCGACAAGATCCACCTGATCGCCCAGGCCACCGGGCGCGCTCCGGCCGGTCGCGACGTCGCAGCGAGCCTGGAGCGCCAATGGCAGACGATGCAGGCACACGTGGCACGCACGACGGCGTCACGCGTGGCCCGCAAGGCGGCGCCGCCACGGGTGTTGTTCGTGATGGCGCACGGCGGTGCCGCCCTGACCGCCGGCACGGACACCGCCGCCGATGCGGTGCTGGGCCTGGTCGGCGCGTCGAACGCTCTCACAGGCGTGCGGGGCTACCGCGCCCTCAACGCGGAAGCCGCCGTCGCCGCCCAACCGGACGTGGTGCTCACCACGACCGAATCGCTGGCGTTCGTGGGCGGCACCGAGCGCTTCTGGCAACAGCCGGGCCTGGCCCTGACGCCCGCCGCGCGGCACCAGCGCCTGATCGCGCTGGACGCCATGGGGCTGCTCGGCTTCGGGCCGCGCATGCCCGCCGTGCTCGACGACCTCAGGCGGCAGCTGGCATGAGCGCCACGACGGAGCCGTGCCCGGCAGACTGGCGACCGGCCACATCCACCCGCCCGCATCGTGACCCGCGCTGGGTGTGGGCCATCGGGCTACCCCTGCTCGTGATCGCCCTCGCCTTCGCCGCCACCCAGGGAGCCTACGCCCTCACCACCGGGGACCTCGGACGGCTCTGGTTGTTGTGGCAGCAGCCAGCTGGCTCACCTCATGAGCCTTCGCTGGCCGGAGCGCAGGTGTTCTGGCACATTCGCGCACCGCGTCTGGCGATGGCCGTGCTGGCCGGCGCCGCCCTCGGCCTCGGCGGTGCACTGGTTCAAGGGCTGTTCCGCAATCCGCTGGCCGACCCCGGCCTCATCGGCGTGAGCGCGGGCGGCGCGCTCGGCGCGGCCACCTGCATCGTCGTGTTGCCGCTCACAGGGTGGGTGCTGCCGGAATTCAGCCAGCGAGGGATCGGGGCATGGGCCACGATGATGGCCGCGTTTGCCGGTGCGCTCCTCGTCACCGCCCTCGCCTGGCGCCTGGCACGCCGGCAAGGCCGCATCCCGGTGGCCCAGCTGCTGTTGGTCGGTGTGGCCATCAACGCCCTGGCCGGCGCCGGGCTGGGCCTGCTCACCTACCTGGCCAACGACACCCAGCTGCGCGCCCTCACCTTCTGGCTGATGGGCAGCCTCGCACCCAGCCAGTGGCCTGCTGTGATGGCCGTGTGCCCTTGGGTGGTTGCAGCGGTGCTGCTCTGCCCTGCCCTGACCCGGCCGCTCGACGCCCTGGCCCTCGGTGAGGCCCAGGCGCACCTCATGGGCGTGCGCATCGGCCGCGTTCAGCGTGCCTCGGTCGCACTGACTGCACTCGCCGTAGGCAGCGTCACGGCGGTGATCGGCATGGTCGGCTTCATCGGACTGGTGGCCCCTCACATCGTGCGGCAGCTCTTCGGGCCGCGCCATCGGGTGGTCCTCCCCGGGTCGGCCCTGTTCGGGGCCAGCCTGGTGGTCCTGGCCGACACGGCGGCCCGCACGCTGTTCGCACCGGCCGAGCTGCCCCTGGGGGTGCTGACGGGCCTCATGGGTGCGCCGGCCTTTTTGTGGATCCTGCAAAGGCGCCCCGCAGCGTCGACAACTTGAAAGGCGCATGACGCATGGAACTGCACGCAAAGCACCTTCGGGTCGAGCATGGCGGCCGCTGCGTGCTCGACGTTCCCGAGCTCCGACTCCAGGCCGGACAGGTACATGCCCTGCTGGGTCCCAATGGCGCTGGCAAGTCCACCTTGTTGAACGCCATGGCGGGCCTGGATCCCGCGCTGAGCCACACCATCACACTGGGCGGCAGGCCCCTGTCCGGCTGGCCGCCACGGGAGCTGGCCCGTCAACGTGCGTTGTTCTCCCAGGAGCACACGGTGCCGTTCGATTTCAGCGTGCACGACATCGTCGAGATGGGCCGATATCCCCATGTCGACTGTCCTCATCCCCGAGAGGCTCATCTGATGAGCGAGTCTTTGGCCCGCACGGAGACCAGGCATCTCGCAGGTCGCCTGCTTGCCACACTGTCAGGGGGAGAAAAGGCCCGTGTTCACCTCGCTCGCGTGCTGGCACAGATCACCGCGCTGCCCGATGACCCGCAACCCCGCTGGCTCTTTCTCGACGAGCCCACCGCAGCGCTGGATCTGGCCCACCAGCAGGGCGTGATGCGCCTGCTGCGCGCGCTGGCGTCGCAGGGATGCGGTGTCGTGGTCGTGCTGCACGACATGAACCTGGCCAACAGCCATGCCGACCAGGTCGTGGTGTTGGCCCGAGGGCACATCGTGAGGGCCGGCACCAGCAGCGAGGTCCTGCAGCCCCCGCTGATCCGAGCGGTGTGGGGCGTCGCATGCGAACGGGTGCAACTGCCCTCCACTGCCCGGGTTCAGCGCGAGTGGCTGACCTTTCCCTGAGTCGTCATGGCTCGATCGCGGGTTCCGGCTGCTGTGCCAGGTAAAGCTTCACCATCTCGGCCTTGAGCAAGGGGGACGTCCAGTCCCCTTCCCTCACGCGCTTGGCAATGGAGGGCGTCAGCAGCCCCTTCTCCCTCAACTGGGCCGACAGCACCTGCAGCAGGCCGGCCCGCACCGGCGCGGGCAGATGCGCAATCTCGGCCACGGCGCGGTCGAAGCGCTCGCGCCGGGCGGCTTCGGTGGCGTCCACCACCACCGCCGGCGCCGGCACAGCCATCTCCCTGGGCGCCCGCTCGGCGGGGGCGGGTTCCGTCACACGGGGGGAGGCCTCGGCGGCCCGCGGGTCCAGCAGGCTCATCAGGTACATCAAGGGGTTGCGCACGGGCGAGAGGTCGGTGCGCTGCACCCGCGCCCGGGTGTCCAGCAAGGCTCGCACGAGGCGGTCCTCGCTGTACTGCGCCACCAACGGCGCGAGCTGGGCATCTTGCAGACCCAGCCCCTCGGCCGCCTGACGAACACGCGTGGGTTGCGTGGCCAGCCCGGCGTTCGCCGCGTCCACGGCGGCCCATGCGGCATCGCTGGTCGTGGGGCCGCCCTTGTCCTGACGCTTCTTGCGCACCGCGAACTGCACCTCGGTCACCGCCCTGCCCTGCCGGTGTTCGAGCAACTCGACTTCGATGTCCGACTTTTCATTGATCTCGGCAATGGCAGCCAGCACCGATTCGTTCTTGACCTTGCGCCACTCGCGCTTCTTCGGCGAGGACGACAGTGCCGACACCCACCACGCCGGCGAGGCCCGGTTGGTCACGCCCGAAGGGTTGTTCTTGTAGCGGCTGCAGATGTCGTACAGCGCAATCGCACCATAGCTTTCCAGTCTGGCCAGAATGGGCAGATCCTGCAGTGTCCAGAGCTTGGGGTCCAGCAAGGCCTTGATGAGGTCCGGCGGAAACGCCCATTGCACCAGGCGCTCGCCGTGACGCATCTCGAAGGCCGCCTGCGACAACAGTGCCATGTCGCGCCATTCCGGGCCATTGGTGGTGCCGGGCGCTTCCCAGGTCATGGCCATCTTGCGCATCTCCCGCAGATAGCCTTGCGCCAGGGTGCGCGACTCGGTGCTGCTGCCGGCCAGCAACAACGCACGCCGCAACGGCATTTCAAAAAGATGCGTCGCCTCGGGTACGCGCCCGAGCGACCTCATCTGTTGCTGCGCCTCCCACAGCAACACGGTGTAGAGCTTGCGGGCCACAGCGGTCATCCCCTTGTCCTTGCTGATCATCACCAGCACCTCGTTGGGCTTGCGCAAGGCGGGCAGGGAGGCGGTCAAGGGATCGTCGCTCATGGCATGACAGTGTACTCGATCTGTCCTTCATTGATTGCCTTGTCGGACAGTTCGAGAACCGGCATACCGGCGGGCCACTGTCCAGCTTTCAACCGAGGCGGCGACATTTCCGGCGTCCGGTTGATTTCTGGACAGGTCCCGAGGTGAGGAATCCACTGCCCTTCCGAACGCCGCGCCGCACAGCCCGGTTGAAAGCCGGACAGCCGGGCCGTGGGCTGACGACCGACGCGCTCATCGAGCACGGCTGTGCTCTCCGCAGCCTTGCCGGATGCCCGCCGCCCCGCCGCTGTGACTGCACCCTGTGGACAAGCCGGTTGGAATCCGGACACTTCGGGAGTGATCAGGACAGAAGCGGGCACCCCGTGGACACATGCGGTTGAATCCCGGACACTGGCGGTTCAGGACTGGACACAGCAGATCTGTAAGTGCCTGTCAGGAAAAGGATTTCCTGGCTATCCACAGGCTTAGATCTACTTGTATCTGTATTGAAGGAACTTGAATCCGGGAGCACTGACGTCGGTAAGATGGCGAGAATCCCAGTGCTGGCGTCCAGGCTCGCTCCGGCAAGCCTCTTGCCACACCGCGCCGGGGGCAATGTGGCACAGCGAACGCTGATCCCACGTTTTAAATCAAAGCATCCAAAATTCGTGGAATGGATGGTCTTGACGGTGTGCTTCGTTAGAATGAAGCACATACAGTCCACCACCTTTCACACACGATGCTCAGAGACGATCGCAAAGCTTCTCTCCAAGACATTGAACGCATGTCTGCGCGGGCAGAAGTGGCCCTTGAAAAAATCCGCGGCACGCTGTTGAGCCCCGACGCGCGCAAGAGTGCGCCGGTGTTCTCCATCAGTCAACTGGAGCACTTCACCGGCGCCGACCGCAACAAGATCAATTACGCGGCCCGCAAAGGCGAACTCCCGGAGGGCACGATGCCCGACGGCGGTGGCCGTCGCACCTGGACCACCGAAGAACTCCAGAAGTGGACACGGCACTTCCGGGCAGACCGGCTGCGCCCCGAAGGCCTGGCTGGCATCACGATCTCGGTGGCGAACTTCAAAGGCGGTGTCACCAAGACGACGACCGCGGCCACCCTCGCCCAGGGGCTGAGCCTGCGCGGGCACAAGGTGCTGCTGGTCGACGTGGACCCTCAGGCCTCGCTGACCACGCTCTTCGGCTTGCTGCCGGGCGTCGAGATCGATGAGGAACACACGCTCTCGCCCCTGTTCAGCGGAGACGCGAGCGACGCGCGCTATGCCGTGCGCAAGACCTATTGGCCGGACCTGGACCTGATCCCGGCGATGACCCGGCTGTACGCAGCGGAGTTCAAGCTGCCTGCGCGCCAGAAGGACAACGCCGACTTCGAGTTCTGGAAGGTGTTGGACCTGGGGCTGGACCCGTTACGTGACGAGTACGACGTCATTGTCATCGACACCCCCCCTTCCCTCTCCTACACGACGATCAACGCCGTGATGGCATCTGACGGCCTGGTCGTCCCCGTGCCGCCCAGCACGCTGGATTTTGCTTCGTTGAGCCAGTTCTGGAGCCTGTATCTCGACATTGCCCACAGCCTGAGCGAGCTGCGGGGCGACGCCAAGAAGTTCGAGTTCGTGAACATCCTGGCTTCGCGTGTGGACGCCAATGACGCGTCAAGTCGCATCGTGCGGGGTTGGTTGCGTGAGGTCTATGCCGAGCGCGTGCTGGCCACCGAGATCCCGCGGACGTCGATTGCCGGCACGGCGGCGGTCGGTTTTGGCACGGTCTATGACCTGCCGAAGAGCGCGGCCAGCGCCGGCACCTACGCTCGCGCATTCGACGCCTATGAGGCATTCATCGATGAAGTCGACGCCCAGCTGCAAAGTGTGTGGGCCGGTTGGAGGGACGAATGAGCACGAAACGAGGAAACCGCCCCACCGACATCGGGGCGATGCTGTCGCTTGGCAACCTGGACGCCGCGGTGACGGCGCGCTCGACGCCGGCCACCGAGAGCCGGCCGCGAACTGCCGCCGGCGAGTTGCTGGCAGAGCGCCGCAGCGGCCTGGAGTCGGAGAACGCCCGGCTGAGGGCGCAGGTGGGCGACCTGCAGTCTGAGGTGCAGAAATGGTCCGACTCGCTGCCGGTGGTGGCTTTGGACCCGGATCTGGTCGAGCACAGTCGGTTTGCCAACCGCATCGCCGAGAGCTTTGACACGCCCGAGTTCCGCGAGTTCAAGGCCGAGATCCAGGCGGCCGGCGGCAACGTGCAGCCGATCAAGGTCGTGCCGATTCCCGGGACCGAGCCGCTTCGCTATTCGATCGTGTATGGCCACCGTCGCCATCGGGCGTGCCTCGAGTTGGGCATCAAGGTCAATGCCATCGTCGAGAACCTGAGCGAGCGTGGCCAGTTCATCGAGATGGAGCGCGAGAACCGGGGTCGACGCGATCTCTCGGCCTACGAGCAAGGACTGTGGTACTTGCGCGCCTGTTCACCCGTCATCCCAGCGGAGAAGGGTGGCCCGGCGGGTTGGGCGTTGTTCGGCAACATGTCGGAGATGGCTGAAGCACTCGGGGTGGACAAGGGCAATGTCTCGAAGGCCTGTCAGATTGCAGAGTTGCCGGACGCGGTGCTGGCAGCGTTCGGTCGACCGACCGAGATCCAGTTCAACTGGGCGACTGCGCTGACTCGGGCCCGCAAGCTGGATCTCCCCAGCCTGTTGAGCCGCGCTGCCGACGTGCGCCGTCGCCGGGAAGCGGGGGAGATCCTGTCGGCGAAGACCGTCTATACGCTGCTGACGTCGCCAGCGCAGGTGGCGGTGGAGCAGGGCGCCGAGGTCGAACTGACCCGTGCAGACGGTACGCGGTTTGCGCGGTTGCTGCGTGACAAGAAGGGTCGCACGGTGGTGGAGTTCGACGCGCCGTTGTCGTCTGCGGCCACTGACAAGCTGGTGGAAGGGCTGGTGAAGCTGTTTCAGTGAACTGCGAGGCGCCTCGCAGAAGCCGCCTTCGGGCGGCTTTTTTGTGGGCAGTTGTACCGTACAACTCGGTCGATCGGGCGGTTCAGTGCGAAGAGTTGTACGGTACAACTGGCGATCTCGTTGTACCGTACAACCTCTTCAGCGGCGTTTCATTTTGCTGAGCTCCCGCACCAGCACCTTCCGTTCGGTGTGCAGGTAGACCGAGGTGGTCTGCAGGCTGGCATGGCCCATTGCATTCATCAACGCGGCCGGGCTCACGTTGTCTGCGGCTGCCGAGTTGGCAAAGAAGTGCCTCAACCAGTGCGTCGACGCACGCCGCAGGGCGGCCGTATCCAGTGCCACCCCGTGCGCTTCGGCCAGGTCAGCACATCGATGAAAGAAGCGTTTCAGGGCCTGATGGAGCGCCGTGGGGTCCAGTGAGCCGAAACGGTCTGCGTTTTGCGGCGCGGTTCGATCCAAAACGGGCAGACCGCGCGCATCCAGCGTCCAGCGCGGCGGTGCCTTGCGTAGTGCGCCCACCAGGGGCAATGCGCCGTCGGCATCCGCATGACCATGCTGGGTGGCCGAGTCGCCAGGGGAGGGCGCCGCCTCCGGCGCCCGCAGTGTTCGAACCCGCGGATTGCGGGCGTCAAATGCCGTTTCTGCCAACTTCATGTCGAGGTGATGCTGGTCCAGCAAGGCTTTGATGTCCTCGTGCAGCAGCGCCTCCCGGTTGCGGTTGCCCTTGCCGACGATGCGAAGGAACCAGAATGCCTGGCCATCTACCTGTTGCCGAATCAGCGCGCTGCGGCGGGTCGTGACCAATTCGATCAGGCGTAGCCCGGTTGTGGCGCCCATCTCCAGCACCAGTCGGGTTCTGCGTAACGAAGCTGCCCGGGCAAAGGCCTGATCGGGATGAGCTGCGTCGGGCAGAAGCCGTGGAGTGCAGCCATCGTCTGATGTGGGACCGACGGTGGCATACAGCTCGGCCCAGCAACGCATCAGCCACTGCCATTGCTCGTCGGAGAAGCTGCGCGCAATGTCGATGCGGAAGTGCGGCAGCTTCATGCTGGGCAGCACGCCGCGGGCCGCAT
The genomic region above belongs to Aquabacterium olei and contains:
- the modA gene encoding molybdate ABC transporter substrate-binding protein, yielding MKRFLLAAAALLATSLHAHGAEVSVAVAANFTAPMQKIAALFEQDTGHKAVLAFGSTGRFYAQIRNGAPFEVLLAADDETPARLEREVLAVPGSRFTYAVGRLVLWSKRAGLVDGQGQVLRRRDAFDRIAVADPKLAPYGAAAIEVMGKLGVLDALRPRIVQGESIAQTHQFVATQNAALGFVAMSQVYVNGHLGEGSAWIVPADLHAPLRQDAVLLKKGQGNAAATALLAFLKGDKAKALIRGHGYGL
- a CDS encoding FecCD family ABC transporter permease, coding for MSATTEPCPADWRPATSTRPHRDPRWVWAIGLPLLVIALAFAATQGAYALTTGDLGRLWLLWQQPAGSPHEPSLAGAQVFWHIRAPRLAMAVLAGAALGLGGALVQGLFRNPLADPGLIGVSAGGALGAATCIVVLPLTGWVLPEFSQRGIGAWATMMAAFAGALLVTALAWRLARRQGRIPVAQLLLVGVAINALAGAGLGLLTYLANDTQLRALTFWLMGSLAPSQWPAVMAVCPWVVAAVLLCPALTRPLDALALGEAQAHLMGVRIGRVQRASVALTALAVGSVTAVIGMVGFIGLVAPHIVRQLFGPRHRVVLPGSALFGASLVVLADTAARTLFAPAELPLGVLTGLMGAPAFLWILQRRPAASTT
- a CDS encoding heme/hemin ABC transporter substrate-binding protein, whose protein sequence is MMRRRHLFALALTPWMPDAKAAPAARGRPPRLVTVHGSLTEIAFALQAEATLVGTDTTSAYPPAAQQTTKVGYMRSLSAEGLLALQPTAVLGTEEAGPAVVLAQIRAAGIPVTLTASRHRFEDVTDKIHLIAQATGRAPAGRDVAASLERQWQTMQAHVARTTASRVARKAAPPRVLFVMAHGGAALTAGTDTAADAVLGLVGASNALTGVRGYRALNAEAAVAAQPDVVLTTTESLAFVGGTERFWQQPGLALTPAARHQRLIALDAMGLLGFGPRMPAVLDDLRRQLA
- a CDS encoding PEPxxWA-CTERM sorting domain-containing protein, which gives rise to MSMSARALAPALSSIALALAATGQAHATAGQWDSSVAGFSGTGASAATPWIASPATGSTYAEWNAIFSYPSDNTPDIGGVGTLTETTGSAFPTSGGNIYSISGASAFSLDLGTAAAGTWDVYLRVSTVGSAVADTAKLNGVSATRVTTFSQAITGGFGGTEEESLWKWTVTLSSPATWLTSFAASGAHMSLDQVAFYAVQTPAAAVPEPQTWALMLAGLGAMGALQRRRRA
- a CDS encoding hemin-degrading factor gives rise to the protein MTPTSNDLLRSSFAALRAEGLRARDAAARMGLSEGAAVAAHAVSPTRPAHPADSLLHAVVLDADWLGLLRGLEQVGEVMALTRNEHIVHEKIGVYRHASAQGPVGLLVGPEIDLRLFFSHWHVGFHVTESTPRGLQHSLQFFDRHGVAVHKVHARPQTDFDAWHALVARHHSPLPSPGFEPGEPLRTADRPDAEIDALGLGEAWAAMHDTHEFFDLLKRFQVGRLQALRLMEGVHTRPAPADATARLLAQARDAGVPIMVFVGSRGCIQIHTGPFHRVEPMGPWLNVLDDGFNLHLREDAIHETWLVSKPTDDGPVTSIEVFDRHGDVIVMFFGARKPGQPERPDWRALAFGLTSAPEREAA
- a CDS encoding TonB-dependent receptor domain-containing protein; this encodes MKSASTSSCWRAVGSGFAVAAACLPAALPVSAATAAADADAEQEMPAVQVKARATRPPEGVTMAPTQARTTVTEATLRQRQPDSVFQVMDEVPGVTVQGGPRNSGMGFNIRGYSDNEDVRIELDGVVKGFEKYRFGGTFIEPELLKSIEVRRGAQVESAGALGGTVSATTRDARDMLRAGQQWGARARIGHATNNDERQAMVAVYGRPTEATDTVLAFTRRAGGNLKLAGGDTLPLSEVDMGSGLAKASWWLSDTWRLSASWIRYRDQGLQAYDTFSGTMGTGTTPMAQVGTFGQVQRRIDDDTVSLQALWTDEAAGHEWQTTLGRSRTRVQDHFEPGWSVFSLSTQVDDDVHQTHLTLDSRLRWQWLGRPSTSSSVASSGTQAQQLAVRAGLQAGQSDRAAERVTGNAVLNQALYRDGYNPAQPPGTRDTQGAFLQLDWRLGRMQVLPGVRWDQIASTVHGANADLLKAVGESDTVRYTEVSPSLTLSYALVPERWTVFATTARSFRPPLLDEAFMRAGYGVCNNNALLRMGTGTTPRVPGYAPGAQVAPSTGICSNAFVPETSEGFEAGVHTRQVDLFGPRSTAQAKLTVFFNHTDHLLESLMAEPGGSGRLIQPGWERRRGIELETSVGWAQWRTRLAASRLRGRQFDGLFESDLVGVPGDRVHLSVGRQHPWGEWGLRWQQVWARRYYVDTARTQVAEAPGYRLLGASLTWRLNPTWETTLTADNLADASYRLDNGLSGALGTAGPGRNVRISLSARY